ATCCATATCGCCTTTGAAAACGCTGCATCGGTCGCCTCGGGAGTAGAAGCCGCCCGAAAGGTCCTCATGCGCAAGGGCCGTATCCCCAAGCGGCATGTGGACATCCTCGCTGTCGGAGGGGACGGAGCCACCGGTGATATCGGTCTCAGCTGGATCTCCGGGGCCATGGAGCGGGGCCACGACTTTCTCTATGTGTGTCTGGACAACGAGGCGTATATGAATACGGGTGTCCAGCGCTCCGGATGCACACCTTATGGCGCCATGACCACGACGAGCCCTCCCGGGAAAAAGGGCTCCGGCCAGGTCACTTGGAAAAAGAACGTCCCGGCGATCATGGCAGCCCATGGGATCCCGTACGTGGCAACCGCCTCTCCGGCCTATTTTCTCGACCTCATGAACAAGGTCAAAAAGGCCGCGCTTGTGGAAGGGCCGGCGTATGTGCATATCTATTCACCCTGTCCGACGGGCTGGGGCTCTGCTGGAGAGAGGTCTGTCGAGTTCGCCAAGCTTGCTGTCGAGACCCGCATCTTCCCTCTCTATGAGGTTATTGAGGGGCGTTACGTTATCAGCCGCAAGATCACGAAGCCCAAGCCCGTAACTGAATACTTCAAGGGACAGCGAAGGTTCCGCCATCTCTCGGAGGATCAGTTGTCATTCATCCAGGCCAAGGTCGATGAGGAATATGCCCGTTTGATGAAGCTATCTGAGGCGACTTGATATCTTGCTCCCAAAGTCACAGCGAAAGGCGTTCTTTCGAGCGCCTTTTTTATTTCCTGCCTTTTGTGTCCATGAAAAGGCAGCTGGAAGACGGATCGCACTGGTTCAATCCTGAATCCGTGAGCCGGCGTTCGGGGTATTTGTTCCGTGCGGCAAATAGCCCCCGTTCATGGGGGCGGATTTGCCGTTCGAGCCTCGTCCATGGGCGCCTTACTCCACAAATACCCCGAACGCCGGCTTGTTTTGAAAAATTGCCAAGTTAAGTTCAAATCTCACGGATTCAGGTCAATTTCCTCTTGTGCCCTTGATTTTGATTCGATAAATTATAAAAATTTGTCGTAAGTAATGGCGATTTTTTTGACATAGAGGCGCAAACGTCCATGGCGATAAAGGTTACGCGGAAAAAACGGGATTCCGATTCCGGAAATTATATGGACCGACTCCTCGAAGAGGGCAAAAAGGGCACTCTTACCTACGATGCCCTCAACAAGATCATTCCTGATGACATCAAGGATCCGGAAAAGATCGAGGAGGTCATGGATCTTCTCTATCAGAACAATATCGAGATCGCCGAAGGCGGATATCCAGCCATACTGTCCCGCATGGTGGGAGAGTCCACAGCCGAAAACGTTGAGGGCGAGTCAGTGGACATGGAGTCGGTCGAGGTGGAGGGAGTAGCAGCAGAGATTTCCGTACCTGAGGCCGAGGTGGAGGAATACGCGGAGCCGGAGGAGATCACGACGACCTATCTCCGTGAAATGGGACGCTATGAGCTTCTGACACCGGAAAGGGAGGAGGAGCTCAGCCGTATCATTCGGGATGGATTTAATGGCATCGTACAGGCCGTCATGGAGAGCGCCTCAGGGATTGAAGAGCTCCATTCCCTCCAGGAGCAGATCCGCCTATGGAAAAGACGGGATCCTTCTCTCAAGCCCAAGAAGACCCAGCTCAATTACCTGATCAAGGCCATTGAAGCCATGTCGCGTGCCCATGCCGACAACGAGGAAATCCAAGCGCTCTGCTCCTTAGCACGCGAACATCAAGAAAAAATAGAGCGTGCTAAGGACGAGATGATCAATGCCAATCTGCGTCTCGTGGTCAGCATAGCCAAGCGCTACATGCACCAGGGGCTCTCCCTTGCGGATCTCATCCAGGAGGGGAACTTGGGACTCATGCGGGCTGTTTTCCGTTTTGACTACACAAAAGGAAACAAGTTTTCCACATACGCAAGTTGGTGGATTCGGCAGGCCATCACCCGCGCCATCCTGGACAAGACCCGTACCATCCGGCTCCCCGTACATTTCCTCGAGCTTCGGAGCCAGTTTTTCAAGGCCTTTTATACCCTTTTGAAGGAGTTCGGTAGGGAGCCCACGCCCCAGGAGATATCGGAATATACAGGGCTTCCCATGGAAAAGATCCTCTCCATCCTCGAGGCCTCCCGCGAGCCGGTCTCCCTCGAGACCCCTGTGGGGGACGAGGACAGCACCCTTGGGGATTTCATCGAGAATCGGGACGCCGTCTCACCCTACGACTCCGTCAGGGACAAGGAGCTGACGGAGAGGATCAAGGCGATCCTCACGACCTTGAGCCCCAGGGAAGAAAAGATCATTCGGCTCCGTTTCGGCATCGGAGAGGACGGGGAATATACCCTCGAGGAGATAGGGAAACGCTTTAATGTCTCCCGTGAACGCATCCGGCAGATCGAAAAGAAGGCCTTGAACCGCCTTCGGCATTCGAGCAGAAAGGATCGTCTCCGTTTCTTTATCGAATAGAACGATACAACGGCCCGCAAACCCACTATCATCAATATCATGTTTGACACCCTTGCCGAAAGACTAAACACGGTATTCAAGCGACTCAAGGGGTATGGAAGGCTTTCCGAAGAAAACGTCGGAGAGGCCCTTCGGGAGGTAAGGCTTGCCCTCCTCGAGGCGGATGTCCATTTCCGAGTAGTCAAGGAACTGCTCGATCGCATACGGGCGCGGGCGATAGGCCAGGAGGTCATGGAGAGTCTCACGCCCGGCCAGCAGGTGGTCAAGATCGTCCACGAAGAGCTGGTCAGGCTCCTCGGGGGCAAGGCCTCCGGGCTTGACCTCTCTGGTCGGCAGCCCGCCGTCCTCATGCTCGTCGGGCTTCAGGGCTCCGGCAAGACCACAACGGCGGCCAAGCTTGCCCGGTGGCTCAAGTCCAAGGGGCGCAGGCCCTATTTGGTCCCTGCGGATCTCCATCGCCCAGCCGCAATCGAGCAGCTCAAGACCTTAGGACGCCAGATCTCCGTCCCCGTCCATCCCACGGAGTCCGGCTCAACGCCCCTCGATGTCGTTAGGCAGGGCGTCTCACGCGCTGCCCTCGAGCACCTCGACACGGTGATTGTGGACACGGCCGGTCGGCTCCATGTGGATGAAGGTCTCATGGCAGAGCTTGCGGGCCTGAAGGAAGCGGTATCTCCCCAGGAGATCTTACTCGTAGTGGATGCCATGACCGGACAGGAGGCAGTGACGATCGCCCAGAAATTCGATGCAGATCTGGGCCTGACGGGTTTCATCCTTACGAAGCTCGAGGGAGATGCCCGTGGAGGTGCGGCCCTTTCTATACAGTATGTCGTGGGCAAGGCCATCAAGTTCGTGGGCGTTGGGGAGAAACTCGACGCCTTAGAGGCGTTCCGACCCGAGGGCATGGCTAATCGCATCCTCGGCATGGGTGACGTCCTGAGCCTTGTCGAAAAGGTCCAGCAGGCCGTCGATCAGAAAAAGGCCTTGGAACTCCGGGAGAAGCTCCGGGCAGATTCATTCGATCTCGATGATTTCAAGGAGCAGATTCAGCAGATTCGAAAGCTCGGGAGTTTGGATCAGATCCTGTCCATGATTCCCGGATTTTCCAAGATAAAGCAGCTCAAGGGGCTTGTGCCGGACGAAAAGGAGCTCGTGAAGATAGAGGCGATCATCAATTCCATGACGCGCGAGGAGCGCAGGAATCACGCCATTATCAATGCGGCGCGTCGAAGACGTATAGCCTCGGGCAGCGGGACCTCAGTTCAGGACGTGAACAAACTCCTCAAAAACTATAGTGAAATGAACAAAATGCTCAAAAAAATGAAGCAAGGGAGGTTCCGCGGGCTTTCCCGGGGCTTGATGCCCTTTCCCTGAGGCCATTTCTTCAAGGTTCACTTAAGTATCGATTATTTTTGTAATTCATGATATGATCGCCACAAGAACCTTTACCTGAATCCGTGATGAGATATGCACTCAACCTTTCGATTTCACAGCATAAGCCTACGGCCGGGGTTGTGGATGGAGGCGCCCATGGACGGGGGGGCTATTTGCTGCACGGAATAGATACCCAGAACGTCGGCTCACGGATTCAGGT
This genomic window from Deltaproteobacteria bacterium contains:
- a CDS encoding pyruvate synthase subunit beta: MITELEKFKGFSAKNLPKEEGLAPGHRACQGCGEVLALRMVMKALGKDVIVCCATGCMEIVTTPFPQTSWQVPWIHIAFENAASVASGVEAARKVLMRKGRIPKRHVDILAVGGDGATGDIGLSWISGAMERGHDFLYVCLDNEAYMNTGVQRSGCTPYGAMTTTSPPGKKGSGQVTWKKNVPAIMAAHGIPYVATASPAYFLDLMNKVKKAALVEGPAYVHIYSPCPTGWGSAGERSVEFAKLAVETRIFPLYEVIEGRYVISRKITKPKPVTEYFKGQRRFRHLSEDQLSFIQAKVDEEYARLMKLSEAT
- a CDS encoding sigma-70 family RNA polymerase sigma factor, giving the protein MDRLLEEGKKGTLTYDALNKIIPDDIKDPEKIEEVMDLLYQNNIEIAEGGYPAILSRMVGESTAENVEGESVDMESVEVEGVAAEISVPEAEVEEYAEPEEITTTYLREMGRYELLTPEREEELSRIIRDGFNGIVQAVMESASGIEELHSLQEQIRLWKRRDPSLKPKKTQLNYLIKAIEAMSRAHADNEEIQALCSLAREHQEKIERAKDEMINANLRLVVSIAKRYMHQGLSLADLIQEGNLGLMRAVFRFDYTKGNKFSTYASWWIRQAITRAILDKTRTIRLPVHFLELRSQFFKAFYTLLKEFGREPTPQEISEYTGLPMEKILSILEASREPVSLETPVGDEDSTLGDFIENRDAVSPYDSVRDKELTERIKAILTTLSPREEKIIRLRFGIGEDGEYTLEEIGKRFNVSRERIRQIEKKALNRLRHSSRKDRLRFFIE
- the ffh gene encoding signal recognition particle protein gives rise to the protein MFDTLAERLNTVFKRLKGYGRLSEENVGEALREVRLALLEADVHFRVVKELLDRIRARAIGQEVMESLTPGQQVVKIVHEELVRLLGGKASGLDLSGRQPAVLMLVGLQGSGKTTTAAKLARWLKSKGRRPYLVPADLHRPAAIEQLKTLGRQISVPVHPTESGSTPLDVVRQGVSRAALEHLDTVIVDTAGRLHVDEGLMAELAGLKEAVSPQEILLVVDAMTGQEAVTIAQKFDADLGLTGFILTKLEGDARGGAALSIQYVVGKAIKFVGVGEKLDALEAFRPEGMANRILGMGDVLSLVEKVQQAVDQKKALELREKLRADSFDLDDFKEQIQQIRKLGSLDQILSMIPGFSKIKQLKGLVPDEKELVKIEAIINSMTREERRNHAIINAARRRRIASGSGTSVQDVNKLLKNYSEMNKMLKKMKQGRFRGLSRGLMPFP